From Asterias amurensis chromosome 3, ASM3211899v1, a single genomic window includes:
- the LOC139934482 gene encoding uncharacterized protein, translated as MSMLSGLAEYIFGSAASAEDPSASEDGEQGSRPSSSMQLTYADDDWVLVDVTNSPKRSRESPLNDVQSGTQPLGIPNRQHHMEESWLVTPPPCFTAGGSSPHQLATSPMENLLIEHPSMSVYGPRSGMAMRSRRMRQHEQNTDQIVKKSKSRNLRVRNTQPPRRAAAVAARVGLENPPNLAAIQEAEVMERTKKGSLSRSKVERHNKAYHQQSRSGKRHYRQNVAGRHSGVVYKQC; from the exons ATGAGTATGCTCAGCGGACTGGCAGAGTACATCTTCGGCAGTGCTGCCAGTGCTGAAGACCCATCAGCATCTGAGGATGGCGAGCAGGGCTCTAGACCGAGCTCTAGTATGCAGCTCACCTACGCTGATGACGACTGGGTACTTGTCGATGTCACCA ATAGCCCCAAACGGAGCAGGGAGTCACCATTGAATGATGTCCAGTCTGGTACCCAACCCCTTGGGATTCCTAACCGCCAACATCACATGGAGGAGAGTTGGCTTGTTACCCCTCCTCCGTGCTTCACCGCCGGGGGTAGCTCCCCGCATCAACTTGCCACCAGTCCCATGGAGAACCTCCTTATTGAACACCCTAGTATGTCTGTTTATGGACCACGCAGTGGCATGGCGATGAGATCAAGAAGAATGCGTCAGCACGAACAAAACACTGATCAGATCGTGAAGAAATCCAAGTCACGTAATCTGCGTGTGCGCAACACGCAGCCACCCCGCCGCGCAGCTGCAGTGGCAGCTCGCGTTGGTTTGGAAAACCCGCCGAACTTGGCTGCCATCCAAGAGGCAGAGGTTATGGAACGTACAAAGAAGGGATCACTAAGTAGGTCAAAGGTCGAGCGTCATAACAAGGCATACCACCAGCAGAGTCGCTCAGGCAAGCGTCACTATCGTCAGAATGTTGCCGGCAGACATTCTGGTGTCGTCTACAAGCAATGTTAA
- the LOC139935022 gene encoding uncharacterized protein isoform X1: protein MPVSPEELVRLLALLAQEENLKVTVKETMKGGAMAGAGAVIGGFCGGPVGIAVGGTLGGMMARWKYKGNNRPLTDVLPEMTKEQRDQLHEQCQPVLRDYIDDDFISMSRLMNNDGEFRERLVQSLKTFVTETMKLQLCVELLTRGKAE from the exons ATGCCTGTATCACCAGAGGAGCTTGTCAGACTCTTGGCACTTTTGGCCCAGGAGGAGAACCTAAAAGTGACTGTAAAGGAGACTATGAAAGGCGGAGCCATGGCTGGTGCTGGAGCTGTGATTGGTGGATTCTGTGGGGGCCCAGTTGGAATTGCAGTTG GAGGTACGTTAGGTGGGATGATGGCGCGATGGAAGTACAAAGGAAACAATCGACCCCTCACAGACGTCCTCCCCGAAATGACGAAAGAACAACGAGATCAACTGCATGAACAGTGTCAACCGGTACTTCGCGATTACATCGACGATGACTTCATCTCTATGAGTCGGTTGATGAATAACGACGGGGAATTCCGAGAGAGATTGGTGCAGAGTCTTAAGACATTCGTCACCGAGACCATGAAACTTCAATTATGTGTGGAACTGCTCACAAGAGGCAAAGCAGAATGA
- the LOC139935022 gene encoding protein C19orf12 homolog isoform X2: MPVSPEELVRLLALLAQEENLKVTVKETMKGGAMAGAGAVIGGFCGGPVGIAVGGTLGSIAGAIMTSGKFKSVPEILCEMDPVTRNQLFEHFQNVITGFGTHDVVTLTRLVMGDPIARIQALNGLKNFFLTTLKMDVTS, from the exons ATGCCTGTATCACCAGAGGAGCTTGTCAGACTCTTGGCACTTTTGGCCCAGGAGGAGAACCTAAAAGTGACTGTAAAGGAGACTATGAAAGGCGGAGCCATGGCTGGTGCTGGAGCTGTGATTGGTGGATTCTGTGGGGGCCCAGTTGGAATTGCAGTTG GTGGTACTCTGGGCAGTATAGCTGGTGCCATCATGACTAGTGGGAAATTTAAATCCGTGCCAGAAATACTTTGTGAAATGGATCCCGTGACTAGAAATCAACTCTTCGAGCACTTCCAAAATGTCATCACAGGGTTTGGAACCCATGATGTTGTGACGCTGACTCGCTTGGTGATGGGGGACCCAATTGCTCGGATACAGGCCTTGAATGGATTGAAAAACTTCTTTTTGACCACTTTGAAGATGGATGTGACGAGTTGA